The Oryzias latipes chromosome 4, ASM223467v1 genome includes a window with the following:
- the mrpl55 gene encoding 39S ribosomal protein L55, mitochondrial encodes MANVLLKLAGGPRTFTRLRPTFYNLPGSSLIPEVQTNLFHAHAALLNSNRSSVVRCGRQKYERQYPVMLVRPDGSTINIRYKEPRRILQMPINVLALSEEERRSRQKKKEVRAPKSRTAGVQEDDFRVERYSHLWKKK; translated from the exons ATGGCGAACGTGCTGTTGAAGCTGGCCGGCGGTCCTCGTACTTTCACGCG TCTCCGCCCCACGTTCTATAATCTTCCAGGTTCTTCTTTGATTCCGGAAGTCCAAACGAACCTCTTCCACGCTCACGCCGCGCTACTGAACTCCAATCGATCGTCGGTGGTCCGCTGCGGCCGGCAGAAATACGAGAGGCAGTACCCGGTGATGCTGGTCCGGCCGGACGGGTCTACCATCAACATCCGGTACAAAGAACCCAGACGGATCCTGCAG ATGCCGATAAACGTGCTGGCTCTGTCTGAAGAGGAGCGCCGGAGCCGGCAGAAGAAGAAGGAAGTGAGGGCGCCCAAAAGCCGCACAGCCGGGGTGCAAGAGGATGATTTCAGGGTGGAGCGTTACAGCCACCTGTGGAAGAAGAAGTGA